A window of the Enoplosus armatus isolate fEnoArm2 chromosome 5, fEnoArm2.hap1, whole genome shotgun sequence genome harbors these coding sequences:
- the c1qtnf5 gene encoding complement C1q tumor necrosis factor-related protein 5: MAPLRLWPLLHSLLLLQIHLSNQLEDNKIPPSLCTGHPGIPGSPGAHGSPGQPGRDGRDGRDAALGEKGQKGDRGDSGETGVRGLTGDRGDPGEKGERGQAGECAVAPKSAFSAKLSEGHTLPLTVGEVVRFDKIMINEQGDYNTETGRFTCKVPGVYYFAVHATVYRASLQFDLMKNAHAVASFFQFYGNWPKPASLSGGSLLHLVPGDQVWIQMALSEYNGLYSSTKTDSTFTGFLVYSDWKNSAVFA, encoded by the exons ATGGCCCCACTCAGGCTGTGGCCCTTGCTgcactccctccttctcctccaaaTCCATCTTTCCAACCAGCTAGAAGACAACAAGATCCCTCCCAGTCTGTGCACTGGTCACCCTGGTATCCCGGGCTCTCCTGGAGCTCATGGCAGTCCCGGTCAGCCGGGGAGAGACGGGAGGGACGGGAGAGATGCTGCTCTGGGGGAGAAGGGACAGAAGGGGGACAGGGGAGACTCAG gtGAGACCGGAGTGCGAGGCCTGACAGGGGACAGAGGTGAcccaggagagaaaggggagagggGCCAGGCAGGAGAGTGCGCAGTGGCCCCCAAATCAGCCTTCAGTGCCAAACTATCGGAGGGCCACACTTTACCCCTCACTGTAGGCGAAGTAGTCCGCTTCGACAAGATCATGATCAATGAGCAGGGCGACTACAACACAGAGACGGGACGCTTCACCTGCAAAGTCCCTGGAGTTTACTACTTTGCTGTCCATGCCACAGTCTACCGCGCCAGCCTccagtttgacctgatgaaaaaCGCACACGCAGTGGCCTCCTTTTTCCAGTTCTATGGCAACTGGCCCAAACCGGCGTCTCTGTCAGGCGGCTCCCTGCTCCACCTCGTTCCTGGTGACCAGGTGTGGATCCAGATGGCTCTGTCAGAGTACAACGGATTATACTCCAGCACCAAGACAGACAGCACCTTCACCGGCTTCCTGGTGTACTCTGACTGGAAAAACTCAGCTGTGTTTGCATGA